A window of the Bradyrhizobium ottawaense genome harbors these coding sequences:
- a CDS encoding formate dehydrogenase subunit alpha, translating to MLIKRTQRQRSEAQSRGSIAESLSAQGGGLDRRAFLRRSGLVGGGLAALSTLPVGSVRQAEAAMAGPLTSGATVRKSVCTHCSVGCTVTAEVLNGVWIGQEPSWASPINRGSHCAKGASVRELVHSDRRLRYPMKLVDGKWTRVSWDTAVNEIGDKLLQIREKSSADSVYWLGSAKMTNEGAYLFRKLGAFWGTNNTDHQARICHSTTVTGVANTWGYGAMTNSFNDIRNAKTQMIMGGNPAEAHPVSLQHLLEGKELQKANFIVIDPRLTRTAAHATEYVRMRPGTDIPVLYGMMWHILQNGWEDKEFIKQRVYGFDDLRKEVEKWNPEEVERVSGIPGEQLKRVAKTFATEKPSTLIWAMGQTQKTVGTANVRASCILLLLTGNVGGEGMGANIFRGHDNVQGATDVGLDIVTLPFYYGLAEGAWKHWSRVWEVDYDFLKSHFESKQTMETPGIPLTRWFEAVTLPKDQVAQKDNVRAVFVQGHASNSITRIPESLNGLKALELLVIADPHPTTWASLAVEAGRKDGVYILPVATQFECKGSRVASNRSLQWGEQIVKPIFESKDDLEIIYLMAKKFGFADQMFKNIKVENNLPEAEDVLREMNRGSWSTGYCGQSPERLKAHMKNQAKFDMLTMRAPKDDPEVGGDYYGLPWPCWGSPEVRHPGTPLLYNTNLPVMDGGGTFRPRFGIEREEKLPDGTTRKVSLLADGSYSKDSDIKDGYPEFTLASLKKLGWDTDLTEAEMATITKISPANPDTVSWSLDLSGGIQRVALKHGCVPYGNGKARMNAFGLPDPVPVHREPIYTPRVDLVSKYPTLPDAKQFRIPNIGFSVQKAAVEKGIAKQFPLILSSGRLVEYEGGGEETRTNPWLAELQQDMFIEISPADAAERGIKDGGWVWVTGAENNSRARMKALVTERVGKGVAWMPFHFGGWLAGKDLRGNYPKGTDPIVLGESANTITTYGYDPATNMQETKVTLCQIAAA from the coding sequence GTGCTGATCAAGCGAACACAACGCCAGCGTTCCGAAGCGCAATCCCGCGGATCGATCGCCGAGTCGCTTTCGGCGCAAGGCGGCGGTCTTGACCGCCGTGCCTTCCTGCGTCGATCGGGCCTCGTCGGCGGCGGTCTCGCCGCACTGAGCACGCTGCCGGTCGGTAGCGTGCGCCAAGCGGAAGCGGCAATGGCCGGTCCACTCACCTCGGGGGCGACCGTCCGCAAGAGCGTGTGCACGCATTGCTCCGTCGGCTGCACCGTGACGGCGGAGGTCCTCAACGGCGTCTGGATCGGACAGGAGCCGAGCTGGGCGTCGCCGATCAATCGTGGCTCACATTGCGCCAAGGGCGCCTCGGTGCGCGAGCTCGTCCACAGCGACCGAAGGCTTCGCTATCCGATGAAGCTTGTGGACGGCAAATGGACCCGCGTCTCCTGGGATACCGCGGTCAACGAGATCGGCGACAAGCTGTTGCAGATTCGCGAGAAATCGAGCGCAGATTCCGTCTATTGGCTCGGCTCGGCCAAGATGACCAATGAAGGCGCGTATCTGTTCCGCAAGCTCGGCGCATTCTGGGGCACCAACAACACCGACCATCAGGCGCGTATCTGCCATTCGACCACCGTTACCGGCGTGGCCAATACCTGGGGCTACGGCGCGATGACCAACAGCTTCAACGATATCCGCAATGCCAAGACCCAGATGATCATGGGCGGCAATCCGGCCGAGGCGCATCCGGTATCGTTGCAGCATCTGCTCGAGGGCAAGGAACTCCAAAAGGCCAACTTTATCGTCATCGACCCCCGCCTGACGCGCACCGCGGCCCACGCGACCGAATATGTGCGGATGCGGCCGGGCACCGATATCCCGGTGCTCTATGGCATGATGTGGCACATCCTCCAAAACGGGTGGGAGGACAAGGAGTTCATCAAGCAGCGCGTCTACGGTTTCGACGATCTCCGCAAGGAAGTCGAGAAATGGAATCCGGAAGAAGTCGAGCGTGTGAGCGGCATTCCGGGCGAACAGCTCAAGCGCGTCGCCAAGACGTTCGCCACGGAGAAGCCGTCAACGCTGATCTGGGCCATGGGCCAGACCCAGAAGACCGTCGGCACCGCCAACGTGCGGGCGAGTTGCATCCTGCTTTTGCTGACCGGCAATGTCGGCGGAGAGGGCATGGGCGCCAACATCTTCCGTGGCCACGACAATGTACAGGGAGCAACCGACGTCGGGCTCGATATCGTCACGCTGCCGTTCTATTACGGTCTGGCGGAGGGCGCCTGGAAGCACTGGTCTCGGGTTTGGGAGGTCGACTATGACTTCCTGAAGTCGCACTTCGAATCCAAGCAGACCATGGAAACCCCCGGCATCCCGCTCACGCGCTGGTTCGAGGCGGTGACGTTGCCGAAAGATCAGGTCGCGCAGAAGGACAATGTGCGGGCGGTGTTCGTGCAGGGACACGCCAGCAACAGCATCACCCGCATTCCCGAATCCCTGAACGGTCTGAAGGCGCTCGAATTGCTCGTGATCGCGGACCCGCATCCGACCACCTGGGCATCGCTTGCCGTAGAGGCCGGGCGCAAGGACGGCGTCTACATCCTTCCGGTTGCCACGCAGTTCGAGTGCAAAGGTTCGCGCGTCGCCTCGAACCGTTCGTTGCAATGGGGCGAGCAGATCGTCAAGCCGATCTTTGAGTCGAAGGACGACCTGGAGATCATCTATCTGATGGCGAAGAAATTCGGCTTCGCCGATCAGATGTTCAAGAACATCAAGGTCGAGAACAATCTGCCTGAAGCGGAAGATGTGCTCCGCGAGATGAACCGCGGCAGCTGGTCGACCGGCTATTGCGGGCAGTCGCCGGAGCGCCTCAAGGCGCATATGAAGAACCAGGCCAAGTTCGACATGCTGACGATGCGGGCGCCCAAGGACGATCCTGAAGTCGGCGGTGACTATTATGGTCTGCCCTGGCCGTGCTGGGGCTCGCCCGAAGTGCGGCACCCCGGCACGCCGTTACTCTACAACACCAATCTCCCGGTGATGGACGGAGGCGGGACGTTCCGGCCCCGTTTCGGCATCGAGCGCGAGGAGAAGCTTCCCGACGGCACCACGCGCAAGGTCAGCCTGCTCGCCGACGGCTCCTATTCGAAGGACTCCGATATCAAGGACGGCTATCCGGAATTCACCCTGGCGAGCCTGAAGAAGCTCGGCTGGGACACGGATCTCACCGAGGCCGAAATGGCCACGATCACGAAGATCAGTCCCGCCAACCCCGATACGGTGTCCTGGTCGCTCGATCTTTCCGGAGGCATCCAGCGCGTCGCGCTGAAGCATGGCTGCGTGCCATACGGCAACGGAAAGGCGCGCATGAATGCGTTCGGACTGCCGGATCCCGTTCCGGTTCACCGCGAGCCGATCTACACGCCACGCGTCGATCTCGTCTCCAAATATCCGACCTTGCCGGATGCCAAGCAGTTCCGAATACCCAACATAGGTTTCTCCGTACAGAAGGCAGCCGTGGAGAAGGGGATCGCCAAGCAGTTTCCGCTCATCCTCTCCTCGGGACGTCTCGTCGAATATGAGGGCGGCGGCGAGGAGACGCGCACCAATCCGTGGCTGGCCGAATTGCAGCAGGACATGTTTATCGAGATCAGCCCGGCCGATGCCGCCGAGCGCGGTATCAAGGACGGCGGCTGGGTTTGGGTCACGGGCGCCGAGAACAATTCCCGGGCCAGGATGAAAGCGCTCGTCACCGAGCGTGTCGGCAAGGGCGTTGCCTGGATGCCCTTCCACTTCGGCGGTTGGCTCGCGGGTAAGGATCTTCGTGGCAACTACCCGAAGGGCACCGATCCGATCGTGCTCGGCGAGAGTGCGAACACGATCACCACCTACGGATACGATCCTGCGACGAATATGCAGGAGACCAAGGTTACTCTCTG
- a CDS encoding twin-arginine translocation signal domain-containing protein: MSNEKEAKFGRRDFLRKVGVGTVGAGATLATPLISSAQADSESEDEKRKARYRETDDVKEYYRVNRYPA; encoded by the coding sequence ATGAGCAACGAAAAGGAAGCGAAGTTCGGTCGGCGTGACTTCCTGCGCAAGGTCGGCGTCGGCACGGTGGGGGCCGGGGCGACGCTGGCGACGCCGCTGATCTCATCCGCGCAGGCGGACAGCGAGAGCGAGGATGAGAAACGAAAGGCGCGCTATCGGGAGACCGATGACGTGAAGGAGTACTACCGCGTCAATCGTTATCCTGCTTGA
- a CDS encoding molecular chaperone TorD family protein: MRDAGLTRAIDAAGGVAQLARKIGVAQPSVSNWSRVPAQRVIAVETASGVSRVELRPDLYGESAMPDDPVDAARGQEYALLAALLSSAPPKALLDQIARLSDNATRLGRAHAAVAEAASRAIASDVKREYSDLFVGLGRGELLPYASYYLTGFLNARPLSRLRDDLAALGIERVEDNFEPEDHAATLCEIMAGLAEGRFDASADAQRAFFEKHVSPWMGRLFADMETAENARFYRSVGALGRLFMEIEAEAFTIAN; this comes from the coding sequence TTGCGCGATGCGGGCCTTACTCGTGCTATCGATGCGGCAGGCGGTGTAGCTCAGCTGGCCCGCAAAATCGGCGTTGCGCAGCCGTCGGTATCGAACTGGAGCCGAGTACCTGCCCAGCGAGTGATTGCCGTCGAAACGGCGAGCGGCGTATCGCGCGTGGAATTGCGGCCCGATCTCTATGGCGAAAGCGCCATGCCGGACGATCCCGTCGATGCCGCGCGCGGCCAGGAATATGCGCTGCTCGCCGCCTTGCTGTCATCGGCACCGCCGAAGGCATTGCTCGACCAGATCGCCCGGCTCTCCGACAATGCGACGCGACTTGGACGTGCCCACGCCGCCGTGGCGGAGGCCGCATCGAGGGCCATCGCGTCTGACGTCAAACGCGAATATTCGGATCTCTTCGTCGGCCTTGGGCGTGGCGAGTTGTTGCCCTATGCATCCTATTATCTGACCGGCTTTCTCAACGCGCGTCCACTGTCGCGCCTGCGCGATGACCTCGCAGCACTCGGCATCGAGCGCGTCGAGGACAATTTCGAGCCCGAGGATCACGCGGCGACACTGTGCGAAATCATGGCGGGCCTTGCCGAGGGGCGGTTCGATGCGTCGGCGGACGCGCAGCGCGCCTTCTTCGAGAAACATGTGTCGCCGTGGATGGGCCGTCTGTTTGCCGACATGGAGACTGCGGAGAACGCAAGATTCTATCGGTCGGTCGGCGCGCTCGGCCGTCTGTTTATGGAAATCGAGGCTGAGGCATTTACGATCGCGAACTGA
- a CDS encoding DUF3306 domain-containing protein — MSDEEFLARWSRRKREARGAADASLPSPQAEPQLAAPPPAAAVDPAPEAVDLASLPPIDSIDAATDITAFLRKGIPQELSRAALRRAWSADPAIRDFIGLAENAWDFNDPNAMPGFGPLDCSAEQLQALIGRVIGSARSVAENLVDAPAGQGSSRQPDDSERTPPQQPEAISAHGASDEASTRELPEALAAVQSETPDEVASSDGTKGRRTHGGALPR, encoded by the coding sequence ATGAGCGACGAGGAATTCCTTGCGCGCTGGTCCCGCCGCAAGCGGGAGGCGAGGGGCGCTGCCGACGCCTCACTGCCATCCCCGCAGGCCGAGCCGCAGCTTGCAGCACCGCCGCCGGCTGCGGCGGTAGATCCCGCGCCGGAGGCAGTGGATCTGGCGAGCCTGCCGCCGATCGATTCGATTGACGCGGCGACCGACATCACGGCGTTCCTGCGCAAGGGCATTCCCCAGGAATTGAGCCGTGCGGCGCTTCGCCGCGCCTGGAGCGCCGATCCCGCGATCCGCGACTTCATAGGCCTCGCGGAGAACGCGTGGGACTTCAACGATCCAAATGCGATGCCGGGTTTCGGGCCGCTGGATTGCTCAGCGGAGCAACTTCAGGCCCTGATCGGCCGCGTCATCGGCAGCGCGCGCAGCGTTGCCGAGAACCTTGTGGATGCACCGGCCGGGCAGGGCAGCAGCCGACAACCGGACGATTCCGAGCGCACGCCGCCGCAGCAGCCGGAGGCGATTTCCGCGCACGGCGCTTCCGATGAAGCTTCGACCCGCGAATTGCCTGAAGCTCTTGCTGCGGTGCAATCGGAAACGCCCGACGAAGTCGCGAGCAGCGACGGCACGAAGGGGCGCCGCACCCATGGAGGTGCGTTGCCGCGTTAG
- a CDS encoding DUF3305 domain-containing protein yields the protein MSPAAVPLLRIPVGVVVERRKADSPWIDFVWRGVGVLPDEPEMAPWTVLREQYEATLYYAGRAVVDLYRSETERYRENMASGSPGIWIVLSPSEGAWPYVVSAVTADPAEGEAFTESGTNLVEAVPMPEALRETIESFIAEHHVEREFVKRERRRADPEALARRTHEGGHE from the coding sequence TTGAGTCCCGCCGCCGTTCCCTTGCTGCGCATTCCGGTGGGCGTCGTGGTCGAGCGCCGCAAGGCGGATTCGCCCTGGATCGATTTCGTCTGGCGCGGCGTCGGCGTGTTGCCCGACGAGCCGGAGATGGCGCCGTGGACGGTGCTGCGCGAGCAATACGAGGCGACGCTATATTATGCCGGTCGTGCAGTGGTCGATCTCTACCGCTCCGAAACGGAGCGTTATCGCGAGAACATGGCGTCCGGCAGCCCCGGCATCTGGATTGTCTTAAGTCCTTCCGAAGGCGCCTGGCCCTATGTGGTCTCGGCTGTCACCGCCGATCCGGCGGAAGGCGAGGCGTTCACCGAGTCGGGGACCAATCTGGTCGAGGCGGTGCCGATGCCGGAAGCGCTGCGCGAAACGATTGAAAGTTTCATTGCCGAGCACCACGTCGAACGGGAGTTCGTCAAACGCGAGCGGCGCCGCGCCGATCCGGAGGCGCTGGCACGGCGCACGCATGAAGGTGGTCACGAATGA
- a CDS encoding DUF6352 family protein encodes MKDFWISCGHHLLDRNPNGGLMVTDEYLKAYFARPELMPPADACAIELRLHRELLADPRRPVGAQEVAEMADADARENWQFVLAFRDLLLRHPTLEAAYLALVRSGAIHLPPLFVNQLVHVILRNALDGCDDPFVLRAAELFFRPQRIIPHERLLLLGDEEVLGGLSPTPVLSLMSMLDAPNEAQIDILSDENADSYWQRSDHFDLGLDLGEGRRVAKALGEAMRRWVSHLLGIEVVIEPLSQLRDAKLSWYVGLDAEGTRIGDRLWHGETLDERTAGRLLALFHLDFSDPAVLADAVGQEPVYLIMALSSDQSLRMKPQNLLTGLPIKHLEAAT; translated from the coding sequence ATGAAGGACTTCTGGATATCCTGCGGCCACCATCTGCTCGACCGCAATCCGAACGGCGGGCTGATGGTCACCGACGAGTATCTGAAAGCCTATTTCGCGCGTCCCGAACTGATGCCGCCGGCGGACGCCTGCGCCATTGAACTGAGGCTGCACCGGGAATTGCTCGCCGATCCGCGTCGGCCGGTCGGCGCGCAGGAAGTTGCTGAGATGGCCGACGCCGATGCCAGGGAGAACTGGCAATTCGTGCTGGCATTTCGTGACCTCCTGCTGCGCCATCCGACGCTGGAGGCCGCCTATCTTGCGCTGGTCCGTTCCGGTGCCATCCATCTGCCGCCGCTGTTCGTCAACCAACTCGTCCACGTGATCCTGCGCAACGCGCTGGACGGCTGCGACGACCCGTTCGTGCTGCGCGCGGCCGAATTGTTCTTCCGGCCGCAGCGCATCATACCGCACGAGCGCTTGTTGCTGCTCGGCGATGAGGAAGTCCTTGGCGGGCTCAGTCCGACGCCGGTGCTGTCGTTGATGTCGATGCTGGACGCACCCAATGAGGCCCAAATCGATATCCTGTCGGACGAGAACGCCGACAGCTATTGGCAACGCAGCGATCATTTCGACCTGGGGCTCGATCTTGGCGAGGGCCGGAGGGTCGCGAAAGCGCTCGGCGAGGCGATGAGACGCTGGGTTTCCCACTTGCTCGGGATCGAGGTCGTGATCGAGCCTCTGAGCCAATTGCGCGACGCAAAGCTCAGCTGGTATGTTGGTTTAGACGCGGAAGGCACGCGTATTGGCGACCGCCTCTGGCATGGCGAAACGCTCGACGAGAGGACCGCGGGACGCCTGCTGGCGCTGTTCCATCTCGACTTTTCCGATCCCGCGGTGCTCGCCGATGCTGTCGGGCAGGAGCCGGTATATCTCATCATGGCGCTCTCATCGGATCAAAGCTTGCGGATGAAGCCGCAGAATCTCCTGACGGGATTGCCGATCAAGCATCTGGAGGCTGCAACTTGA
- a CDS encoding DUF6505 family protein: MKLLRTIALDPSDTFVFDVAAEPGEWAVSGAFRFCDRDPAMLTGKDRVAFRSGFLGVRSWGWSTLVQIVHATEDDRRTLVELLSTQLMERFGAPDLASARLAAEEEVAFAEQLCTHPVSTLVAVHRSAGDGEVRESFRRLRLREGQRHSKAFSFMEVEDDTEPDGHVNIADLSTEPERR, translated from the coding sequence GTGAAGCTGCTGCGCACCATCGCGCTCGATCCGTCCGACACTTTCGTGTTCGACGTGGCCGCCGAACCCGGCGAATGGGCGGTGTCGGGCGCGTTCCGCTTCTGCGACCGCGACCCGGCCATGCTGACGGGCAAGGACCGCGTGGCCTTTCGCAGCGGCTTTCTCGGCGTGCGGTCTTGGGGCTGGTCGACCCTGGTGCAGATCGTGCACGCCACGGAGGATGATCGGCGGACGCTGGTGGAACTTCTGTCCACACAGCTGATGGAGCGGTTCGGCGCGCCGGATCTTGCAAGTGCGCGCCTCGCGGCGGAGGAAGAAGTCGCCTTTGCGGAGCAGCTCTGCACCCATCCGGTCAGCACGCTCGTTGCGGTCCATCGCTCGGCTGGTGACGGCGAGGTGCGGGAATCATTCCGCAGGCTGCGACTGCGCGAAGGGCAGCGACACAGCAAGGCCTTCTCGTTCATGGAGGTTGAAGACGACACCGAGCCTGACGGACACGTCAATATTGCTGACCTGAGCACGGAGCCGGAGCGCCGATGA
- a CDS encoding biotin/lipoate--protein ligase family protein, which translates to MPPPYRLVRLRESGDAFNHALGLADASGAGTLVYVGRFDLAEFAVVLEPDEPLRRARRAFYAGMVALTDALRAYAPPNKPVTIDWPDAIRIDGGLVGGGRLGWPSAAPEDEPPRWLVFGAMIRTVSVTDAEPGIHPLSSALEQEGFGDAGAVQVTESFSRHLMVVTDLWQSDGFEAVAREYLGRTARERQVSRRIDDNGDLLLHRVDTGNTERCELVKALATPSWFDPQTGGPWP; encoded by the coding sequence TTGCCGCCGCCCTATCGTCTGGTGCGGCTGCGTGAAAGCGGTGACGCCTTCAACCATGCGCTCGGCCTCGCAGACGCGAGCGGAGCCGGCACGCTGGTCTATGTCGGGCGCTTTGACCTTGCCGAGTTCGCGGTGGTGCTCGAACCCGACGAGCCCCTGCGCCGCGCGCGCCGCGCCTTCTACGCCGGCATGGTGGCCTTGACCGATGCGCTCCGCGCCTATGCGCCGCCGAACAAGCCCGTGACCATCGACTGGCCGGATGCGATCCGTATCGATGGCGGTCTCGTCGGCGGCGGACGGCTCGGCTGGCCGTCCGCGGCGCCGGAGGATGAGCCGCCGCGCTGGCTGGTGTTCGGCGCCATGATCCGGACCGTCTCGGTGACCGATGCCGAACCCGGCATCCATCCGCTTTCCTCCGCGCTGGAGCAGGAGGGCTTTGGCGATGCCGGCGCCGTTCAGGTGACGGAAAGCTTTTCCCGGCATCTGATGGTGGTGACCGACCTTTGGCAGTCTGACGGCTTCGAAGCGGTGGCGCGCGAATATCTCGGCAGGACGGCGCGTGAGCGGCAGGTCAGCCGCCGGATCGATGACAACGGCGATCTCCTGTTGCATCGCGTCGATACCGGCAACACGGAACGATGCGAGCTCGTAAAGGCGCTGGCCACGCCTTCCTGGTTCGATCCACAGACAGGAGGACCGTGGCCGTGA